From Acidobacteriota bacterium, a single genomic window includes:
- a CDS encoding Ppx/GppA family phosphatase has protein sequence MKTQTIAAIDIGSNSLKLAIVQAAASDSFTIVVQERERVRLGHETLRSHRLSDEAIDLSAAAIAKFKLISDGRGANTIIAVATASVREAQNAADFVREIATRTGVNVEVLSSLEEARLIGIAAAQNMRLDKGKLLNIDIGGGSTELSLMKNGDPYKLFSMKLGAVGLTERFIFSNPPRRKELENLRIEISLALERPLRKIKGETWRVSTGTSGTILNLLRLINHFDGTTSETQPMIGLKRLAALNENLAKITLEERARIPVISPQRAEVIVAGGQILENVMRGLGIENLQPCTFALREGVIIDYLREIEAESLPPVPDVEDTRLRGVFAVGRRFGYEEKHALQTAFLAERIFDQISAAYGLERHQRTLLSAAAILHDIGYHISHEQHHKHSLYLIKHSEMTGFSETERAIIANVARYHRGTPPRDKHPDFTALSETDRQTVQRLGAILRIADAFDVGYERRVSDIIVEKSGKDRLLMTLVGNADFSAELTAVQFRKEMFEAAYGCTLEIRAERAREQSPRL, from the coding sequence ATGAAAACGCAAACAATCGCCGCCATCGACATCGGCTCGAATTCGCTGAAACTTGCCATCGTTCAGGCGGCCGCGAGCGACTCCTTCACGATCGTCGTACAGGAACGGGAACGCGTCCGGCTCGGCCACGAAACTCTTCGCAGTCACCGGCTCTCGGACGAGGCGATCGATCTTTCGGCGGCCGCGATCGCAAAATTCAAACTCATTTCCGACGGCCGCGGCGCGAACACGATCATCGCGGTTGCAACGGCATCAGTGCGCGAGGCTCAAAACGCGGCCGATTTTGTCCGCGAGATCGCGACGCGAACCGGTGTCAATGTCGAAGTGCTTTCGTCGCTCGAAGAAGCGCGGCTGATCGGCATCGCCGCCGCGCAGAATATGCGTCTCGACAAAGGCAAACTTCTGAACATCGACATCGGCGGCGGTTCGACCGAACTGTCGCTGATGAAGAACGGCGACCCGTACAAGCTGTTTTCAATGAAACTCGGCGCCGTCGGCTTGACCGAGCGTTTCATCTTTTCCAACCCGCCGAGACGCAAAGAGCTCGAGAATCTTCGAATCGAGATCAGCCTTGCGCTCGAACGTCCGCTGCGAAAAATCAAAGGCGAAACGTGGCGCGTTTCCACCGGAACCTCGGGGACGATCCTCAATTTGCTCAGACTGATAAACCATTTTGACGGCACGACGTCGGAAACGCAGCCGATGATCGGACTTAAGCGGCTCGCCGCACTCAACGAGAATCTGGCGAAGATCACGCTCGAGGAACGCGCGCGAATTCCGGTGATCAGCCCGCAACGCGCCGAAGTCATCGTCGCCGGCGGCCAGATCCTGGAAAATGTGATGCGCGGGCTCGGAATCGAGAATCTGCAACCCTGTACCTTCGCCCTCCGCGAAGGTGTCATCATCGACTATCTGCGAGAGATCGAGGCGGAATCACTGCCTCCGGTTCCGGACGTCGAGGATACGCGTCTGCGCGGCGTTTTCGCCGTCGGACGCCGCTTTGGCTATGAAGAGAAGCACGCGCTTCAGACGGCGTTTCTTGCCGAACGCATTTTCGATCAGATCTCGGCAGCGTACGGTCTCGAGCGACATCAGCGGACGCTTCTGTCGGCCGCCGCAATTCTCCACGACATCGGCTATCACATCTCGCACGAGCAACACCACAAGCATTCGCTCTATCTGATCAAGCATTCCGAAATGACCGGTTTCTCGGAAACGGAACGGGCGATCATCGCCAATGTTGCCCGCTACCACCGCGGAACTCCACCGCGCGACAAGCACCCGGATTTTACGGCGCTTTCCGAAACAGACAGGCAAACGGTTCAAAGGCTCGGAGCGATCCTGCGCATCGCGGATGCATTCGACGTCGGCTACGAACGCCGCGTTTCGGACATCATCGTCGAGAAGTCGGGAAAAGACCGCTTGCTGATGACGCTCGTCGGGAACGCCGATTTTTCCGCGGAACTGACGGCGGTCCAATTTCGGAAGGAGATGTTCGAAGCGGCCTACGGCTGTACGCTCGAAATCAGGGCCGAACGCGCGCGCGAGCAAAGTCCTCGACTTTAG
- a CDS encoding nucleotidyl transferase AbiEii/AbiGii toxin family protein, translating to MRTDFQQIIESPVAAYQEGLRFFMGEGILNSTLRRIAGDLDRLGIDYCLIGAVALNSYGYRRFTEDIDLLMSREGLERFQNELVGLGYGPAFEGATKKFRTTEENVTVEIVTAGEYPGDGKRKPVVFPEPTSDFNEIEGINTVSLEKLIELKLASGMTAAHRLKDLADVQEIIKIRDLQAGFAELLDPYVRKKFLELQSAVSESRD from the coding sequence ATGAGAACCGATTTCCAGCAAATCATCGAATCGCCTGTGGCGGCTTATCAGGAAGGATTGCGTTTTTTTATGGGTGAGGGGATTCTCAATTCGACGTTGCGCCGGATCGCAGGCGATCTTGACCGTTTAGGCATCGATTACTGTTTGATCGGAGCGGTCGCGCTGAACAGCTATGGCTATCGTCGGTTTACCGAAGATATCGATCTTCTAATGTCCCGCGAGGGTTTGGAACGGTTTCAGAACGAACTCGTCGGTTTGGGATACGGACCGGCGTTCGAAGGCGCGACAAAGAAGTTTCGAACAACCGAAGAGAACGTGACCGTTGAGATAGTCACGGCCGGAGAATACCCCGGCGACGGCAAGCGAAAGCCAGTAGTTTTTCCGGAACCCACCTCAGATTTCAATGAGATTGAAGGCATCAATACGGTTTCCCTGGAGAAACTCATCGAACTGAAACTGGCGTCGGGAATGACTGCGGCTCACCGTTTGAAAGATCTCGCGGATGTTCAAGAGATTATCAAGATCAGGGATTTGCAGGCAGGCTTTGCCGAACTGCTCGACCCCTACGTGCGTAAGAAATTTCTCGAGTTGCAAAGCGCGGTTTCCGAGTCGCGAGACTAA
- a CDS encoding 3'-5' exoribonuclease, with product MPPFPNLVWDSFLITETIKLLQNFGGSASVVNVVDYVMKIRKPPPELARLLIADIVDGDPRLKLTDDLVELVAGHSGELRLSETDFVVFDLETTGAKCPPCRITEIGAYRVSNGRVTHEFQTLVNPEMPIPPFITQLTGISDSMVANAPKFAEVSDGLLDFIGNSVLVAHNAHFDLRFLNHEVSRVYGNYRVVNQHLCTVQLSRRLLPEIPNHRLKTVAEHYEIRLDNHHRAADDARATAEIFVNLLGELDRRGIADIDGAKKVKLSHSGGKRSNERKTEISA from the coding sequence ATGCCGCCGTTTCCAAATCTAGTTTGGGACTCCTTTTTGATCACTGAAACGATCAAGCTTCTGCAGAATTTCGGCGGAAGCGCTTCGGTCGTGAATGTCGTCGACTATGTGATGAAGATCCGAAAACCACCGCCGGAACTGGCTCGGCTACTGATCGCGGACATCGTCGACGGCGATCCGCGGCTGAAATTGACGGACGACCTGGTCGAGCTCGTCGCGGGTCATTCCGGCGAACTAAGACTCTCCGAAACCGATTTCGTCGTTTTCGATCTCGAAACGACCGGCGCAAAATGTCCGCCGTGCAGAATCACGGAGATCGGCGCATATCGCGTCAGCAACGGCCGCGTGACTCACGAGTTTCAGACGCTCGTCAATCCCGAAATGCCGATCCCGCCGTTTATCACGCAGCTCACCGGAATTTCCGACTCGATGGTCGCGAACGCTCCCAAATTCGCGGAGGTCTCGGACGGATTACTTGATTTTATCGGCAATTCGGTCCTCGTCGCGCACAACGCGCATTTCGATCTCCGCTTTTTGAATCACGAGGTAAGCCGGGTATACGGCAATTACCGCGTCGTAAATCAACATCTCTGCACGGTTCAGCTGTCGCGAAGGCTCCTGCCCGAAATTCCGAATCACCGGCTCAAGACGGTCGCCGAACATTACGAGATCCGCCTCGATAATCACCACCGCGCAGCCGACGACGCGCGCGCGACGGCCGAGATCTTCGTCAACCTGCTCGGCGAACTCGATCGCCGCGGAATCGCCGACATCGACGGTGCGAAAAAGGTCAAACTTTCGCATTCGGGCGGAAAGCGGAGCAACGAGCGAAAGACTGAAATTTCAGCTTGA
- a CDS encoding thioredoxin family protein produces MKRAGFFLIALFAISAIFATAPNVGFAGGLEIGATVESFTLPDLDGANKSLNDLKGANGTVVVWLSAQCPVVKGYNERINQIAEEFKAKGINFVGINSNATESLDWVKSNAAEVGYKFPVLIDKGNALADKFGATVTPEIFYFDAKNVLLYHGAIDDDRSGKNVQSDFLRDASVSALGGKAIARSSTKAFGCTIKRTESK; encoded by the coding sequence ATGAAACGAGCAGGTTTTTTCTTAATTGCGCTTTTTGCGATTTCCGCTATCTTCGCGACCGCGCCGAACGTCGGATTCGCGGGCGGACTTGAGATCGGCGCGACGGTCGAGAGTTTTACGCTTCCCGATCTTGATGGCGCGAACAAGTCGCTTAACGATCTCAAAGGCGCGAACGGCACCGTCGTCGTTTGGTTGTCGGCGCAATGCCCGGTCGTCAAGGGCTACAACGAACGGATAAATCAGATCGCCGAAGAATTCAAGGCAAAGGGAATCAACTTTGTCGGCATCAATTCAAATGCGACCGAGTCGCTTGATTGGGTGAAATCCAACGCGGCCGAAGTCGGCTATAAATTTCCGGTTCTGATCGACAAAGGAAACGCTCTCGCCGACAAGTTCGGCGCGACCGTAACGCCGGAGATCTTTTATTTTGACGCCAAAAATGTCCTGCTCTATCACGGCGCGATTGACGACGATCGGTCGGGAAAAAACGTGCAGTCCGATTTCCTGCGCGATGCGTCCGTTTCCGCACTTGGCGGCAAGGCGATCGCGAGGTCGAGTACGAAGGCGTTCGGATGCACGATCAAACGGACCGAATCGAAATAA
- a CDS encoding orotate phosphoribosyltransferase, translating into MNSEQVLEHFRATDALLEGHFILSSGLHSPRYLQCALALQFPFDAAKFGRAIAEYFVNSGIETVASPAIGGLVIGYAVAEALNVRFIWTERQNGEMTLRRGFSLRPGERILVVEDVITTGGSTRECIAALEASGGIVTGAASIIDRSNGAADVGVQRIALVSMEVPSYAPEVCPLCAEGTAAVKPGSRK; encoded by the coding sequence ATGAATTCGGAGCAGGTACTCGAACATTTCCGCGCCACCGACGCGCTGCTTGAAGGACATTTCATTCTTTCGAGCGGACTTCACAGTCCGAGGTATTTACAATGCGCGCTGGCGCTCCAGTTTCCGTTCGACGCCGCGAAGTTCGGCCGCGCGATCGCCGAATACTTTGTGAATTCCGGAATCGAGACCGTCGCTTCGCCGGCGATCGGCGGACTCGTCATCGGATACGCGGTCGCCGAGGCTCTGAATGTGCGGTTCATCTGGACCGAACGTCAGAACGGCGAGATGACTTTGCGGCGCGGTTTTTCGCTCAGGCCGGGCGAGCGGATACTGGTCGTCGAAGACGTTATCACGACCGGCGGATCGACCCGCGAATGCATCGCCGCGCTTGAGGCAAGCGGTGGAATCGTCACGGGCGCGGCATCGATCATCGACCGTTCGAACGGTGCCGCCGACGTCGGCGTTCAGCGGATCGCGCTGGTCTCGATGGAAGTTCCGAGTTACGCTCCCGAAGTTTGCCCGCTATGCGCCGAAGGTACCGCAGCCGTCAAACCGGGAAGCAGGAAATGA
- a CDS encoding histidine phosphatase family protein — protein sequence MKTLFLLRHAKSSWDDPDLADFDRPLNSRGLKAARFIGELMFERGLRPRSVVSSPAKRAKQTAVLVREIGELPPVVFDDRIYEASALGLFHLIGEFDPATDSVLIVGHNPGMAELVRILTGESHSIPTAALSMISLSINNWSDIAVNCGNLEFVIRPKDLMP from the coding sequence GTGAAAACGCTTTTTCTTTTACGACACGCGAAGTCGAGTTGGGACGATCCCGATCTCGCCGACTTCGATCGGCCACTCAATTCGCGCGGATTGAAAGCCGCGCGGTTTATCGGTGAATTGATGTTCGAGCGCGGCCTGAGGCCACGGTCCGTCGTCAGTTCCCCGGCCAAAAGGGCCAAACAGACGGCCGTTCTGGTCCGCGAGATCGGCGAACTGCCGCCGGTCGTATTTGACGATCGCATCTACGAGGCCAGCGCGCTCGGGCTCTTTCATCTCATCGGCGAATTCGATCCGGCGACCGATTCCGTCCTGATCGTCGGGCACAACCCTGGAATGGCGGAACTCGTCCGCATTCTGACCGGCGAATCGCATTCGATCCCGACCGCCGCTCTCTCGATGATCTCATTAAGTATCAATAACTGGTCAGACATTGCCGTCAACTGCGGGAACCTTGAGTTCGTCATACGTCCAAAAGATCTGATGCCGTAA
- a CDS encoding response regulator transcription factor translates to MVQILIVEDDSDIAESLQYNFRREGFLPVIAESGEKGLRLALNDKNSPAIIILDLMLPGMSGLELCRRLRRETLTEKTPIIMLTAKASESDKIAGLELGADDYIVKPFSVKEVVARVRAVLRRSGDSPLEKYEDANMSIDFADMRVTCGEADVKLTRKEFALLVHLVRNSGRVATRQQLLDSVWGYSYFGDTRTLDVHIRRLRQKLDDCGRCIETVVGVGYRFIGTK, encoded by the coding sequence ATGGTTCAAATTTTGATCGTCGAAGACGATTCCGACATCGCTGAAAGTCTCCAGTACAACTTCCGACGCGAGGGCTTTTTGCCCGTCATCGCGGAATCCGGTGAAAAGGGGCTGCGGCTCGCGCTCAACGACAAGAATTCGCCGGCGATCATCATTCTCGACCTGATGCTTCCCGGAATGAGCGGTCTCGAACTTTGCCGCCGTCTGCGGCGCGAGACGCTGACGGAAAAGACGCCGATCATAATGCTTACCGCGAAAGCTTCGGAAAGCGACAAGATCGCTGGACTCGAACTCGGCGCGGACGATTACATCGTCAAGCCGTTCTCGGTTAAGGAAGTCGTCGCGCGAGTGAGGGCCGTGCTTCGCCGTTCGGGCGATTCGCCGCTTGAGAAATACGAGGACGCGAATATGTCGATCGATTTCGCCGATATGCGCGTAACGTGCGGCGAAGCCGATGTCAAACTGACGCGAAAGGAGTTTGCGCTCTTGGTTCATCTGGTGCGCAATTCCGGGCGCGTCGCAACGCGTCAGCAGTTACTGGACAGCGTCTGGGGCTACAGCTATTTCGGCGACACGCGAACCCTAGACGTTCACATTCGTCGCTTGCGGCAGAAACTCGACGACTGCGGGCGGTGCATTGAAACCGTCGTCGGAGTCGGATATCGATTTATCGGAACAAAATGA
- the phoU gene encoding phosphate signaling complex protein PhoU, whose amino-acid sequence MEQRRLLERELDILRDRLLLMGGEVELSIQRAVHALVRRDSEVAEQVIERDSVIDRLELEIDRQSIDVLTLRRPVAREMRLVITITKITPILERIADHASSIARAALELNDEPELAIGGEITEMSELALEMLQSALDAFTANDADRARELIAKDEKIDAIYERSVADLLRSMSQDAGKSTRLARLLFVAKNLERIADYVKDICELTVYMKEAVFIKHQ is encoded by the coding sequence ATGGAACAGAGAAGACTTTTGGAACGCGAACTTGACATCCTTCGGGACCGGCTCTTGCTGATGGGCGGCGAGGTTGAACTCTCGATTCAAAGGGCGGTGCATGCGCTCGTGCGTCGCGACAGCGAGGTCGCCGAACAGGTTATCGAACGCGACAGCGTGATCGACCGTCTCGAACTCGAAATCGACCGTCAGAGCATCGATGTCTTGACGCTTCGGCGTCCCGTCGCGCGTGAGATGCGTTTGGTCATCACGATCACGAAGATCACGCCGATTCTCGAACGCATCGCGGATCACGCGTCGAGCATCGCGCGTGCGGCGCTCGAACTTAACGACGAACCCGAACTGGCGATCGGCGGCGAGATCACCGAGATGTCCGAACTCGCGCTCGAAATGCTGCAGTCCGCGCTCGACGCGTTCACCGCGAACGATGCCGACCGGGCACGCGAATTGATCGCAAAGGACGAGAAGATCGACGCGATATATGAACGTTCGGTCGCGGATCTGTTGCGATCGATGTCCCAGGACGCAGGGAAATCGACGCGTCTTGCAAGACTTCTTTTCGTCGCCAAGAATCTCGAACGGATCGCGGATTATGTCAAGGACATATGCGAACTGACGGTCTATATGAAAGAAGCGGTGTTCATTAAACACCAGTAG
- a CDS encoding ASCH domain-containing protein, producing MSDVQTFWKAFCATSGVAPETPFQTWFFGNRSDQARELAELVINGPKRATASLVEFNEKHPDVAPIHGGYSVITDFEGNPMCVIRTTEVRHLPFGEVDAEFAYDEGEGDRTLDDWRDGHRTYFSREASENGFEFSELSLVCCERFELLYPL from the coding sequence ATGAGCGACGTTCAAACATTCTGGAAAGCCTTTTGCGCAACATCGGGTGTTGCGCCCGAGACGCCTTTTCAAACCTGGTTTTTCGGCAATCGTTCGGATCAGGCCCGTGAACTGGCCGAACTTGTCATCAACGGTCCGAAGCGCGCGACGGCGAGCCTCGTCGAGTTCAACGAAAAGCATCCGGATGTCGCGCCCATCCACGGCGGCTACAGCGTTATCACCGATTTCGAAGGCAACCCGATGTGCGTCATCCGCACGACCGAGGTTCGGCATCTGCCGTTCGGAGAGGTAGATGCGGAATTCGCCTACGACGAAGGCGAGGGCGACCGGACTCTGGATGACTGGCGCGACGGACACCGAACCTATTTTTCACGGGAAGCGTCCGAGAATGGTTTTGAATTCAGCGAACTTTCGCTTGTTTGCTGCGAGCGATTCGAGCTTCTGTATCCGCTTTAA
- a CDS encoding CBS domain-containing protein: MKVYEIMTIDVGFCSLGDDLSKAAAIMWDKDCGIVPVVDAEMRVVGVITDRDIAITAASQNRRPSEILAAEMLFRPVECCAMEDPIGSVLKRMSKLQVRRLPVIGERGELLGIISIADILRKAGKKAAKRAAKALQDISGRRDCSGCSEN, translated from the coding sequence ATGAAAGTCTACGAAATAATGACGATCGATGTCGGATTTTGTTCGCTCGGCGATGATCTTTCCAAGGCCGCAGCGATAATGTGGGACAAAGACTGCGGCATCGTTCCCGTCGTCGACGCCGAAATGCGTGTCGTCGGTGTCATCACCGACCGCGACATCGCGATCACGGCCGCTTCGCAAAATCGCCGACCGTCGGAGATCCTCGCCGCCGAGATGTTGTTTCGGCCGGTCGAATGCTGCGCGATGGAAGACCCGATCGGCAGCGTTTTGAAACGAATGTCGAAACTGCAGGTCCGGCGATTGCCCGTCATCGGCGAGCGCGGCGAACTGCTCGGTATCATCTCGATCGCCGACATTCTGCGAAAGGCCGGCAAAAAGGCGGCGAAACGTGCCGCGAAAGCCCTGCAGGATATCAGCGGAAGGCGCGACTGTTCCGGTTGCTCCGAGAATTGA
- the truA gene encoding tRNA pseudouridine(38-40) synthase TruA, giving the protein MNFKLLIQYDGTDFHGWQVQDNERTVQGELQRVLSLIEGAEVHVAGSGRTDAGVHAEAQVATVKLAKPFTPEKLRMAINGNLWGDVRIISVEKVDDDFHARFSAKGKTYVYRVVNAPVISPFWNRYAHHESRPLDVARMNDAARLFLGEHDWTAFSAANSDAEHRVRTINEFFVDSRWDSRAGSAIIEFTIRGDGFLRYMVRSIVGTLLEVGRGEKDFDTIQTAIVGGDRNLAGATAPAHGLALVKVFYE; this is encoded by the coding sequence ATGAACTTCAAACTTCTCATCCAATACGACGGTACCGACTTTCACGGCTGGCAGGTTCAGGACAATGAGCGCACCGTGCAGGGCGAACTCCAGCGCGTCCTTTCGCTGATCGAGGGCGCCGAAGTTCACGTCGCCGGCTCGGGCCGGACCGACGCTGGGGTCCACGCCGAGGCGCAGGTCGCAACGGTGAAACTGGCGAAACCGTTCACGCCCGAAAAACTCCGGATGGCGATCAACGGAAATCTTTGGGGAGACGTGCGGATCATCAGTGTCGAGAAGGTCGATGACGATTTTCACGCACGGTTCTCGGCAAAAGGGAAAACGTACGTTTATCGGGTCGTCAATGCGCCGGTGATCTCGCCGTTTTGGAATCGTTACGCGCACCACGAATCGCGCCCGCTCGACGTCGCGCGGATGAACGACGCGGCGCGTTTGTTTCTCGGCGAACACGATTGGACCGCGTTTTCGGCGGCCAACTCTGACGCTGAGCATCGGGTTCGCACGATCAACGAGTTCTTCGTCGATTCGCGCTGGGACTCGCGCGCCGGTTCGGCGATCATCGAGTTCACGATCCGCGGCGACGGATTCCTGCGGTATATGGTCCGCTCGATCGTCGGGACGCTCCTTGAAGTCGGGCGCGGCGAAAAAGATTTTGATACAATTCAGACGGCGATCGTCGGCGGCGACCGCAATCTCGCCGGGGCGACGGCTCCGGCTCACGGACTGGCGCTCGTCAAGGTCTTTTACGAATGA
- a CDS encoding CarD family transcriptional regulator, with protein sequence MTAKAEKFGEELAVGQMVAYPNQGVCLVDHIEKKVIGTITVSFYALRVLSDNSTIFVPMDNADAVGIRPIITSSQYDFLIETLGADFEIISSDWKLRAREFGQKLQSGDVFAAADVLKKLTFLSHEKKLSFREQTYLDKARFLIVSEITSAGYAPETLFEVKLDELIDLACRRHLVSQPFVSAKLSH encoded by the coding sequence ATGACGGCAAAGGCTGAAAAATTCGGAGAAGAACTCGCGGTCGGGCAAATGGTCGCGTATCCGAATCAAGGTGTGTGCCTGGTTGATCATATTGAAAAGAAAGTCATCGGAACCATCACCGTAAGCTTTTATGCCCTGCGCGTTTTGAGCGACAATTCGACCATCTTCGTGCCGATGGACAACGCCGATGCGGTCGGAATACGGCCGATCATCACCTCCAGTCAATATGATTTTCTGATTGAGACTCTGGGAGCCGATTTTGAGATCATTTCGAGCGATTGGAAACTTCGCGCCCGCGAGTTCGGTCAAAAGCTTCAGTCGGGCGATGTTTTCGCGGCAGCCGATGTCCTCAAAAAGCTGACCTTTCTGAGCCACGAAAAGAAACTGTCGTTTCGTGAGCAGACTTATCTTGACAAGGCTCGATTCCTAATCGTTTCCGAGATCACCAGCGCCGGATATGCCCCGGAAACATTGTTCGAGGTGAAACTCGACGAGTTGATCGATCTCGCCTGCCGGCGGCATCTCGTTTCACAACCCTTCGTTTCAGCCAAACTGAGTCATTGA
- a CDS encoding ATP-binding protein, with the protein MSLIKTLFSGKTSGPDQTRVLLQRILGTMRESVIVVGSDTRILASNQAAYDAFGRKNGILETKRLSEIIRDLGVHEAFRKALEESEFSDVEFEIAGIESRKFEVRIAPVDVGERGGAIGIFYDKTNLQRLENVRQEFFSNISHELRTPLTSILAFVETLEDGAIGDEENNLRFLGVIRRNAERMHALIDDILELSTIESGRASIEPRDIDLARSVNETFLNLSNKAAAFGVALVNEVPEKSVVRADPTRLEQMLTNLIDNAIKFNVENGKVTVELHRGALNDVISVADTGEGISSEHLQRIFERFYRTDRARSREIGGTGLGLAIVKHLAILHGGEISVASTLGRGSVFSIELPRK; encoded by the coding sequence ATGAGTTTGATCAAAACGCTGTTCTCGGGAAAAACGAGCGGTCCGGATCAGACCCGCGTCCTGCTGCAGCGAATCCTTGGAACGATGCGTGAGAGCGTGATAGTGGTCGGCAGCGACACGCGGATTCTGGCGTCGAATCAGGCCGCGTACGACGCGTTCGGACGAAAGAACGGCATCCTCGAAACGAAACGACTGAGCGAGATCATCCGCGATCTGGGCGTTCACGAGGCGTTTCGAAAGGCACTCGAGGAATCCGAGTTCTCCGACGTCGAATTCGAGATCGCGGGCATCGAAAGCCGGAAATTCGAAGTCCGGATCGCTCCGGTGGATGTCGGCGAAAGAGGCGGCGCGATCGGTATTTTCTACGACAAAACGAATCTTCAGCGGCTTGAAAACGTCCGCCAGGAGTTCTTTTCGAACATTTCGCACGAGCTCCGAACACCGCTCACGTCGATCCTCGCGTTTGTCGAAACTCTCGAAGACGGAGCTATCGGTGACGAAGAGAACAACCTCCGATTTCTTGGCGTCATCCGACGCAATGCCGAGCGAATGCACGCGTTGATCGACGATATTCTCGAACTTTCAACGATCGAATCGGGCCGCGCTTCGATCGAGCCGCGCGATATCGATCTCGCGCGGTCGGTCAATGAGACATTCCTCAATCTCTCGAACAAGGCCGCCGCGTTTGGCGTCGCGCTGGTCAACGAAGTGCCCGAAAAATCGGTCGTTCGGGCCGACCCGACCCGGCTCGAACAGATGCTGACCAATCTCATCGACAACGCGATCAAGTTCAACGTTGAAAATGGCAAGGTCACCGTTGAATTGCATCGCGGCGCCTTGAACGATGTCATCAGCGTCGCCGATACCGGTGAGGGGATCTCGTCGGAACATCTGCAGCGCATCTTCGAACGTTTCTACCGAACTGACCGCGCTCGCTCGCGCGAGATCGGCGGCACCGGCCTCGGGCTCGCCATCGTCAAGCATCTCGCAATACTTCACGGTGGCGAGATCAGTGTCGCTTCGACACTCGGACGAGGTTCCGTCTTTTCCATTGAACTGCCTCGCAAATAG
- a CDS encoding DUF952 domain-containing protein → MLIYHIVLPEVWEKFADAFEYEADSLRSEGFIHCSYRNQLEDVLGRYYKNAKRVLILAINPHLLKSQLIAEPSTGGEIYPHIYGPIDRSAIVDIEERILSAVGAVEVDYDA, encoded by the coding sequence ATGCTGATCTATCACATCGTCCTGCCCGAAGTTTGGGAAAAATTCGCCGACGCGTTCGAGTACGAGGCGGATAGCCTGCGGTCCGAAGGGTTTATTCACTGCAGCTACAGAAATCAGCTCGAAGACGTTCTCGGCCGTTATTACAAGAATGCGAAGCGGGTGTTGATCCTGGCGATCAACCCGCATCTTCTGAAGTCTCAGTTGATTGCGGAGCCTTCGACGGGCGGCGAGATCTATCCGCATATCTACGGGCCGATCGATCGTTCGGCGATCGTCGATATCGAAGAGAGAATTCTTTCGGCTGTCGGTGCCGTCGAAGTCGACTACGATGCATAA
- the queF gene encoding NADPH-dependent 7-cyano-7-deazaguanine reductase QueF translates to MTDNLQPVNQQNLDIRSTPRAEMDLFPLDTFEYEFPGREIWIDFEIPEFTAICPFSDFPDFATLKLKYVPNHRCIELKSLKLYINSFREVKVFHEHVVNIIVDDFVRACDPLRVELEGDFNVRGNIKTVVRASYSKK, encoded by the coding sequence ATGACAGACAATTTACAGCCGGTCAATCAACAGAACCTTGACATCCGTTCGACCCCGCGGGCGGAGATGGATCTTTTTCCGCTCGACACTTTTGAGTATGAGTTTCCGGGCCGCGAGATCTGGATCGATTTTGAAATTCCCGAATTTACCGCGATCTGCCCGTTCTCGGATTTTCCGGACTTCGCGACGCTCAAACTCAAATACGTTCCGAACCATCGCTGCATCGAACTCAAGAGCCTCAAACTCTACATCAATTCATTCCGCGAGGTGAAGGTTTTCCACGAACACGTCGTGAACATCATCGTTGACGATTTTGTTCGCGCTTGCGACCCGCTTCGCGTCGAACTCGAAGGAGATTTCAATGTTCGCGGGAACATCAAAACGGTCGTCCGGGCGAGTTATTCGAAGAAGTGA